The sequence CGGCGGTACGGTTCACCGTCAACGGTGTTTACCAGGGGCAGACCCGAATTCAGCTCGAACACGTCAACCGGATCGGCAACGACGCCGCACCGGACTGGCCGTCGGGCCACCAAAACGACGTCTACCGCGTCGAGATCGACGGCACGCCGAGCATCGTCCAGGAGACCGCGTTCCGGTTCACCGACGGATCGGGACGCGACGCGGCCGCCGCCGGGTGCCTGGCCACCGGGCTGCGCGCGCTCAACGCCGTACCCGCGGTCAACGACCTTTCCCCTGGTTGGGTGACCGCGCTGGACCTGCCGCTGATCCCCGGGATGGGGACGATCCGCTGAGAAACGCTAACCTCGCCCCAACGGCTTGATATCCGGATAGATTTCCATCGAGACGGGAAACCATGTCTGACGGCGTAGGGCTGTCGGTTGGTGCCACCAACCTGGCGGCCGTGATGGTGGGCCGGACCGCGGTGTTGCGGTCACCGGTTCTGACGCGCTACCCCCACCGGCCCCCCGAGGTCGGCGTACCCAGCCAGAACCCCAGGCTCACCGAGCGCGGGCTGATCCTGACCGATTTCGTCGACCGGGTGGGCGACCCGGTGGGGATCGTCGCCGCCGACGGCACCACCCACCGCGCGGACGTCGTACTTGCCGACGCGCTGCGCGCCATGCTCTACGCCGTCGGCGGTGGCCGGGCGCCCGCCGGGCCGGTTACCGTCACGCACCCCGCGCACTGGGGCCCCGCCGCGGTGGAGGCGCTGCGCACCGCACTGGCCGCGATTCCCGAATTCGGGCAGCCCAAGCCCGCGCCGGTGATCTCGGATGCGACGGCCGCGCTGACCGCGCTGCAAGACGATCCCGGCGTGCCCGCCCGCGGGGTGATCGCGCTGTGTGATTTCGGCGGCAGCGGCGCCAGCATCACCCTGGTCGACGCGGCCAACGGCTACACGCCCGTCGGCCCGACACTGCGGCACACCGACCTGTCCGGTGATCTCGTCGACCAGGCGCTGCTCACCCATGTCATCGAGGATCTGTCCGCGGCAGGCACCATCGACCTGTCGTCGACGTCGGCGATCGGGTCGCTGGCCCGGCTGCGCGCGCAGTGCCGCGGCGCGAAGGAACGCCTGTCCACCGCCGCCGCGACCACCTTGATGGCCGAACTGCCCGGGCACCGCAGCGAGGTCCGGGTCACCCGCACCGAACTCGACGAGGCGATCCGCCAGCCGGTCACCGACTTCACGACGACGCTGCAGGACACGCTGGAGCGCAACGGAATTCACAACGCCGACCTTGCCGCCGTGGCGACAGTGGGCGGCGGGGCGCGGATCCCGCTCATCACCACCGCGCTGTCCGAACACTTCCGCGTGCCGGTCGTCACCGTCGAGCACCCGGAGCTGGCAGCCGCGATCGGCGGCGGCCTGGCGGCGGTGCGCGGAACGGTCGAGGAGGGTGCGACGTCGATGTCGGCCGCCCCCGGCGTCGCCGCTGCGGCCGCCGCCGCGACCGCCATGGCGCCCGAGGCGCCGCAGCCCGAGGAGGGTCCGGTCGGGGCTCTGGCCTGGTCGGATGCCGAGGACATCCCGGAGGTGCCGACCGCCGACCCGTATGCCTATCCGGTCGTTCCCGGCCGCGCTGACGAGCCGCGCCCGCAGATGCAGTTCGACCACGAATCCTGGGACGATCTGCCGGCGCCCCTGCTGCCGTGGTACCGCAAACCCGCGGTCGCGGCGAGTGTCGGGGTGATCGCCCTGCTCGCTGCGCTGACCGCGGCGGTGCTGTTCGTCGTCCGCGGTGACTCCGCCCCGTCACCGGCCTCGACCACCGAACCCATCACCGCCACGCCGAGACCGGCCACCACCGAGCCACCCCCACCGACGACCCAGGCGCCACCGCCGCCGCGCACCGTCACCCAACAGCAACCACCACCGGTGACCCAGACCGTCACGGCACCGCCGCCGTCACCAGAGCCGAGCCCAGAACCGCCGCCCGAGTCCGCGCCGGAGCCACCGCCCGAGCCCACGCCGGAGCCCGCACCGGAGCCGGAGCCCGCACCAGAACCGGAGCCGCCGCCGTGGAGCCCCACGCCGCCCTATCCGACGATCCCGGGGTTGCCGTGGGTGCCCGCGCCGCCACTGCCCGCGCCGCCGGGTCCGTGACGGCGGCGCCGGCCCTCAGTGCACCTTCGGCCGCTTGGTGAGCACCACGTGGGC comes from Mycolicibacterium pulveris and encodes:
- a CDS encoding Hsp70 family protein, translated to MSDGVGLSVGATNLAAVMVGRTAVLRSPVLTRYPHRPPEVGVPSQNPRLTERGLILTDFVDRVGDPVGIVAADGTTHRADVVLADALRAMLYAVGGGRAPAGPVTVTHPAHWGPAAVEALRTALAAIPEFGQPKPAPVISDATAALTALQDDPGVPARGVIALCDFGGSGASITLVDAANGYTPVGPTLRHTDLSGDLVDQALLTHVIEDLSAAGTIDLSSTSAIGSLARLRAQCRGAKERLSTAAATTLMAELPGHRSEVRVTRTELDEAIRQPVTDFTTTLQDTLERNGIHNADLAAVATVGGGARIPLITTALSEHFRVPVVTVEHPELAAAIGGGLAAVRGTVEEGATSMSAAPGVAAAAAAATAMAPEAPQPEEGPVGALAWSDAEDIPEVPTADPYAYPVVPGRADEPRPQMQFDHESWDDLPAPLLPWYRKPAVAASVGVIALLAALTAAVLFVVRGDSAPSPASTTEPITATPRPATTEPPPPTTQAPPPPRTVTQQQPPPVTQTVTAPPPSPEPSPEPPPESAPEPPPEPTPEPAPEPEPAPEPEPPPWSPTPPYPTIPGLPWVPAPPLPAPPGP